CAGGCATTGTGGCAGGCACACCGTTGGAGGCACGCCAGGGATTAGTGCGCATTTTGAGCTTCGTTTTCTGCGAGTCGGGCTGGATTGCCTCTCCAGATTTTCATTGTGAGGGTCTTATCCCATTAGCGGGGAAAAAGCAATGACAGGATAAACGCCGAAGCAAAGGGAAAACGCCCGtaaaaaatgcaaattttcAGAGCTGAATTCCCGGTGTTTGCTTTGCCCTTTTATACATGCTGCTAATGATGGGCTCGGGTCAGATTCGGCGCCACTCGTCTACGCTCCGTTCCTTGAGGCCGTGGCCCCGGACAAGTTTCGGCAGACGTTTGCTAAGAGAAGCTCTGAAAATATGAAAACATTCTGAGCCGTGGCATTAATTAGGCGCTCTTCTAATTGGAGTCTGCAGACACGCCCCACGCCGCACGCCCAACGCCCTACACCCCAATCGAGGCAGCATTTTGATTGATTCTGCTGTCATTTGTGTTTTAATAACGGCTGTCACGGACTCGATGTTTGATGCGTTACTGCGGGGGGGGCCAGTGCAAACAGCACAGAGTCCTCGCAGATCGAGTTTCGCTTTTTATGTGGTGTTTGCCGAAGGCCCAGCACCGTTTTACAAATGTATAGCCCATTGGCTAATGGCTAGCGGAGCGACTGCTCCAAGCCCCCCACCTACTCGACCCATTTCGGTGCGCCCAAATCGGGCGATTGTTAATTATGTAAAATCGATAAATTAAGTAAATTATTTTTGGCAGCCAGCGTGGAGTGAGGTGTGCAACTGCGGACGGGTTGGCGTCAATGAGTCACGTTCCGGAGATGCCGGAGACTACCGAGCGAAGGGTAGCGAAGGGAACAGATAACGATGGCAGGCAGAGATAAAAAGGCCAGCAGAGCAGCTAAGCGCCTACGCCTTTATCGCATCAGTATCAGACCCCGTCCAGACCGCGAACAGAATTGAAACTTAAAGTGGAGCTCCGTCCCTTCCTGTCACCCCTTGCCCTGCCAACGCTTTTGTCGGGCTAACTTCGTTTTCCGTGAGATGAAAACGCTTTATCCAGCGGAAGAAAGCCGGGGACTTCGGAAGCGGATTTCGTAAGATGAAATCCGTTCTCCAAAAGCCGAAATCCGCTTTATGAGTGCTCTGTGGACCGGTTGGCGACTTCCCACAGCCACGCACACCACTTTATGTGCGGGTGGGTTGGTGAAAGGATTCGCATGTCACCGTGGGCATGCCCGAATGTGCCGTGAATATCCCAATAAACTGGTTCCCACTGTCACCTTCACTGCGAATGGATTCTACTTACTGTGGCCTGTGCCAAAAGAGACAATAGCTAAATACTAATGCTGAATTCAAACGGACCTCTCGCTGCTGATGGCGGATGCCGGATGGCGTATGCGCTGGAAAATTAATATTCAGAAAGACGTTGAGGTGGGGCCCTGGCTGCTACCGCAGGTGAGGCTGGCCACAAACCACAGCAAAGTTGACGAAATTGCTGTTCACGTAACTCAATAAAGGACTTCTAATTTAAATAAAAGCAACCAGAGCCGCCACCCGCGTCAATCTACCGAGGACCTGGCGAACAGGACCAGGAGCACACACTACCACCATTGAGGGGCGAAAAAGAGAGGAACACGTTCGCTGACTTTCCACTTCCACTGGGGATTTCAAGGTGACACGTGGCTCAGGGATAGACTGCTGACTGGTTTTCTTTTTCAAGCAATCACATCAAAAGGAAAGTCTGAGCTGCTGATGTGCCGTGGCGCCACACCGAGCTGCGCCGCATCAACGAAttcataaaatatttaaatgcaaaaatgAGCATGCAAAACGGACGAATGTTTCGCTACATTAGCGATGAGAGCAACAAAAGCGCCAGCCCCCACAGCCGGAGGCCATTCCCGCTCCCCTTGAGCATTTAATGAGCAGCTAGACTTTGGAGCAATTCCTTTAGCTCAGTCGGCACCCGTGGGACACTTTTTCTCACCGAACCAACGGCACCAGCCATTGTTCCCGTCGCTCTTCGCCCTGTGAAGCTAAATACCCAATGGAATCCCTAATGGGATGGCACCCACCCCATCCCACATTCTAGAACTAATGAAACAAAAAGTGGAAAAATCATAATTTTCATTCTGTTATAGCTAGCCTGGAACTTGGAATAGGCTGGGAGTATTCGTTTTCTTTCTTGCGATAAACAAATCAACGTCCATTCCGAGCAGTCTTTGACGGAATGTAAGTCGATATCGCGGAAGTGTGCTCCATTAGCTGGATGTCGTGAGGGAATCTTACCAGCCCCCTAACAGCCCACTGCGATTTGTAAAAGTTTAGCTATTACGGGATGGCCCGAAAGACATTTGAAAAATCATCCCATGGGTCCGCCTGCCCAATGACccatacacatgtacatatgtactccATCCGGATATATCTTTCCTTGCCTGTATTCTCAGAGCCCCGTATCGTGGAAGGCTCCCAACGTAATGGTACTTTTACATAACCATTGGCCACAGCTCGCATGATGGAAATATACAGAACTGTACTACTTATTTGAGGGCGGGTGTATTTGCGTCTGGTGGCAAATGGCGTACAATTGATACGTTTCCAATGACGCCGGGGAAACGGAACGGCTAGGAACGGGATGAACCCCTTGATGGACGAGACACGATGAGAACTGTCAGGGGCTGAGCGCAAAGACGTCTTGATGGATAGATCTCTGAAGGAAAGCGAAGCAACGGCTTATCGAGCGGAGGCAGGAGTGGGACAGCAGAAGCCATCCAAATACGTATGCCAGGCACGACAAAATTGCTTCAATCAATCATAGAAAAACACTGCTTCCAATTAAGCGTGGCGAGGCATCCCTTGAGGTGCCAATGGTGAAAGTATTGTGATACAAAAGCAGACTGGCATCGAGTCTAAAACTAAAACACTTTGCAACTATTAAACTATGGACCTGGGTACCCTATAACCCTGAGGAGGAGGACATTCGGAGACCCGCATATTTGACGTTGACGGGGGAAACTTTACGGAGAGCTGACATGTTTATATTTTCCACAAATCCCTAAGGCTCTGACCACTTTAGTGCACAAGTGTCAAACAAAACCAATCAAGCTTTAAAAACGAAAACTGGTCACGAATTACTCATCGCTCTACGGGGCCTACGGGAACGCCGTCTTTCTATTGCTATTAGTAAGCCTGCCATCCTTAGtgaaccgtagaaaaatgcttggtgtgatttttatgcacaactttaTCATGGGTGACCTAGttagccctgatctgttgagccgcataaacgtCACGATTTCTATTAGATTCACTAGAAACTACACATATATCGTTGTCCCCTCCACATTGTAGATCCGTtaagggtcttatgctcggcctataattccctctaccagaCTATATCCACCTCTAATTcccttcctcttattaaattactaatacTCACATATGTACCTGTCtcgtaattagtaattgtagttgtatttgtattttgagtGCATGCGTAGCTCTTTTAGCAAGTTTAGTCTAACCGCTGTCTTTcctgttcgcgttcggttcggttcggttgaCGCACcacgcgtcatgcggcagcgctcCTCGGTCGGTTGGACGGCAGGAGGGCAACCGCCTGGgatcacacgggccacttgatgGTGCAGTAATTACATTGCCAATTGAAAGATGCAGTATTGCATATCacgagttgctgcggacaccgcaactctacatttatacccgatacatagctAGTATGGCTCTCATCCACCTGACggcgctaatattgaacgacacacaaaagagtgcgtgcgaaagagacagaaaatcagtcagaacgcgtcgtcgggcgctgcgtagcgaccggaaattgatttgttccttttgttttgtgtcATTATtataaacaaaaggaaaaaaggaacaaatttgattgtttttgattttctcgtattttcaaaattttggatgccacagattgtCGTCCTTTGTAGGAGCGGAAGAGggcgtggcgaaattttgaaagaaactAGATCCAGAGTGATATGACAGGAGTCTGGATATAAAATTTCGTTGCTGAAGCTCCTATAGTCTCTGAAAATTAGGCGTCAAataagacggacagacagaaatgGCGCAATCGACTCGCccattgatgctgatcaaaaatgTGTATTTTATGGGGACGTCCGTTTtccccacaaatctaataaacCCCTATACTcaatttgagtatcgggtatagaaAAAGAAACAGCGGAAGGACTCACTTAGTTGTAATCACTTCGTGGTGGAATATGAGGCAATTCACAGATTAATCGACCTGAGGAGATCTATCATATGGTCCGAATATGATCCTGAATTGGCAATGTTTGGGCCAGGAGCTTTCGACTAACAATTTCGATAGCGAAAAATCTCCATTCAATATATTCTGCATATTACGCAAACTAAAACACCGACTAATACTAgcgaatatatgtacatacccTGCAGTACGGGTCATTAATGACTCAGCTGCTGACACGTCGATGACCGCGTCACTACCCCCGATGACATAGTCGATGACCGGCCATACGCTGAGCTGATGACATTAACATGGAGATGTCCTAGGGTATAATCGATGACATTGTCATCGAGCATTGCCGAAAAATCATGCacttaataagcgatgatttttcacgaaaaatcatgcatttttggcttaaatcatcgcttattaaatgcatgattGTTGCCTAAAGATCATGCAcataataagcgatgatttttacctCAAAACCATGCATTTTATAGGTgatgatttttacctaaatATCATGCACTTAATAAGTGATTTTTCacgaaaaatcatgcatttaatataaaaagtaatacattgtaattgtttatttttccaattatttttatttattattattcattattgtctgctttgtatttttttttctcttgagGTCTTCTGAAAATGACTATTCTTAATGTTGTGAATAACCTTCCGAATcactttttctgctggctcgtcgggtattttcatcttCACCGTGACGATTGCAAATAGCAAAGAACAAAGCAAAAGAGTTCTGTCGACGCAGGcgcaaagaagacgaaaagatAAAACGAAGTTCTCTGCTACTGCGCACGGTCGGCAGAACCGAATTACGTTCGGCACGCGCGGAAAATAGCAAATGCAAAGCGAAGAAAGAAAAAGAGTTCTGTCGACGCAGGcgcaaagaagacgaaaagatAAAACGAAGTTCTCTGCTACTGCGCACGGTCGGCAGAACCGAATTACGTTCGGCACGCgcggaaaagaaagaaacaaaagaaaaaacaaagggTTCGATTTGGCTGGCGTCAACGCCTCGATGACATTGTAGATGACATTCGTCATCTCTCACTGCTGGTACTGCAGGGTAACTACATAATAGCGAAAAGACCAGTCGTGACGTTGTGTTTTCTCTTCCTAGACTACTAGACTACTTCGTCTCGATCGCGCCGAGGAATAAATTGTGGGACCGAGTTGTTTTCTTCGTTCTGGTTATAATATTTATGCGATCTGATCTGAATTCTGCATTgcattacatttttttttttttgtacaatATGTCCGAAATGAAAAAATAAGAATGTGTgccttgtatgtgtgtgtatatgaCTGCGGGGGTAAATGGGGCAATGTGTAAGTTCTGGTGCTCCATTAGCGGTTCCAGACATCCAGTAGCTTGATAGCGTTCTCCAGGCATCCCGAGGAGATGACGAGAGCGTGAACATTGCGGAGATGATTATTGTAGCCCATTTCAATCAGTTTTTCCAGCTGCTCACGAAAAGACAGTAGCAAATACTTGTAAATAAGATCCAACATGACCTCCCGAAGAACGGCCCGAATGTCGCCCAGGTTCAAGGCGCTGTGCGACGCCTGCCAAGGGTTGGGCAGCGGCTCTCTGTTCTCAAGTCCGCGCTGGGAATTTCCCCCATTGTCCTGGCCGCGCGAGAACTGCTGATAGTTCCTGGCCACAATATCTTCTTCGGATCTGCGCATTTCACTTTCGAGGCGGCCCAGCAGCTGATGACCACCAGGGACGAGCTCCAAGTGCATTATTAGCAGATGACGTCGACGGCGTGCATACTCCAGCTTGGCCAGACTCATGGGCAGCAACACCTTCAGGGCCACCTTGCGATTGCTCTTCAAGTAACTACGGAGCGCGTCGCCCGTGATGCCATTCTTTTTCAGAACCTGCTTCAAGTGCTTCATCAACAGGTTCCTCAGACTGTCCGAATTATAGATAATCTTTCTCAAGCCTTCGGCAAGCTTACGCCCGACCAGGCCGGTCCACGCCGCCTGTTTTGGGGGCGCGGCCACAGCTGCCGGTGGGCTGGGCGCTGCGCTGCCTCGACGGCACACCACATACACATTGACGCCAGAAGTGATGCCAACGGTGTCAATAGTGCCATCATCACGGAGCACCTGGCCGCCGAAGACCAGCACGATTTTGTCAATAGCCTGCTCGAAACGCACGGCCACCAGGGCCCGCAGATTCCGAATCAACTCATTCTTGCGCACCGAGACGATTGCCTCCATATCTACGGACTTGGCCACTATTTCTATGTAGTTTCCGCGGCTCATGGCGTCGACTCGTATGAATTGTAGATATAAAGAAAACGATCGATTCTGTTGTTGTCTGCTGTGCGGAATTTTTCAACTGAATTTGAGAAAGTTAGATTCCTGAAGTTTTCAGTCTGCTCTGATGCCAGAAAAATCTCCGCGTTTGATTCCGCAGTGAATTTTATTCGAGAGCTACAATCGGCTTTACCTACACTAGATATTTACcagcaataaaataaaactcCGCAGACATGTCGGAACCTTTATTCCACATCCACTCAGCCCCCACTCTGTCTGTCGTTTCAGACGGATCGTGCTTGCAACTGGCTCCCCAAGTTCGAGGGCAGGTAGCCGAGTCAACAAGCAAACACCGGGGTACTCCGCTGGGAGCACACATCCGCATCCTATCCACAGCTGCGGCCAGAGGCAGCGAGGACGCACACGTActcggacacggacacggacacggacacggacacgtgGTACGGAACACAACAGGGACAGGACTGGCCACAGCCGAATCAATTGGATTTCAAAGGGAGAGGTGGATCCGCAGGTTGGCGAGCACCATTGATGTAACAGCCATGGGCGCCAATACATCGAGCAGAGCCGACGCGAGTCTGCTCGCCGACGATGACGGTGAGTGGGGATTGGGATAGATTAAAGCAAATATGTAGCTTGAACATCACAGTAGCCCGGCCTTGACTGAAAATATTGAAATAGCTTACGGGCACGCACCCGAAACCAACTGAGGGGTCGAAAGCTGGGGGGGCCATGGAGCTGTGGAGAATGGACGAACTGTGCCTGGTGAAAATATTGAAATGCCTCGCCCTGCCGGACCAGCTGGCCATGCTCCAGACCTTCCAGCGGTGTCGCCCGCTCCTGGGGCGCATCTGGCGCTCGCAACTGACCGAGATTGAGCTCAATCTGCTGGAGGTGCCGCTGCACAAGGACGACTTTGACTTCCTCCTGACCAACGGCCGTGCGCAGCTGAACGAGCTGAGGCTCAACTACCTGGGCAGGGACCACTTTGAAGTGCTCGTCGGGCACAGGTTTCCCCAGCTGCGGCTCCTCGAGGTCGATCTCCTGCCGCCGTTCTTCCTGTGCCCGCGATTATTGCATCAGCTGGGACAGACTATGCCGTTGGCGTTGGGTAGTAATACATTTTAGGGGGTGTGCGGGTGGGTGTTCAATTGTAAATAAAGTGGTCTGCAATCCTTAAAATCAGGTGATATATGTAGCTGATATACGCATTCCATCTCTCTTACATTTGCAGTAAATTTTGACCATTTCCAAATACTTCGTGCCATCGGCAAGGGAAGCTTTGGCAAGGTAAGAGCATCCGCATGCACCCACATGGGTGCACCGGCATACTTATCGTGTGGGACTGAGCTTAACAAGATGAAAAATCGAACATTCACAGGTGTGCATAGTGCAGAAGCGAGACAGCGGCATTCTGTATGCCATGAAATATGTGAGTCGCTCCGCCTGCGAGATGCGTGGAGCGCTGGGCGGTGTCATCAAGGAGGTTGAGCTGCTGTCCTCATTGGAGCATCCGTTTCTAGTCAATTTATGGTTCTCATTTCAGGGTAAgtgcacacaaacacaaacacaaacccAAACCCAGCCCAGACAGACCCGGCAAGCACCTCCCGTAAGTTCGAGTATGCAAATGaatctgccactgccactggcactgccacCTTTGGCCGCTTAGCAGCTCCGTTCCTGAGTCTATCACTGCTCTTGGAGCCGTTGCCgtttctgttgctgtggctgatTGGCAATCAAAATGCAAATTAACTCTGTACATTTCCTTTGAAGCCCGAGACTATGACATTTATACTCGTATATCTTTCATCCTTATGGCACACTCACACccacacatccacatccagaCGAGGAGGACTTATTCATGGTATGCGACCTGTTGACTGGTGGCGATTTGAGATATCACTTACAGAACCGAGTAAGTCCGCACGCGACAACTCTTAGCCTTCAGACTCAGACTCTCCCCATTTTCGCCCTCCCACTTCCTTTTCCGGGCCCATGCCTGTGTCCGTTCTCCTTTCAGGTTGAATTTTCCGAGCAGAGTGTGGCCTTATTAGTGTGCGAGCTTGGCAGTGCGCTGGAGTACCTGCAGACGCAGCGGGTGGTCCACAGGGACATCAAGCCAGACAATAT
This region of Drosophila miranda strain MSH22 chromosome 2, D.miranda_PacBio2.1, whole genome shotgun sequence genomic DNA includes:
- the LOC108156340 gene encoding uncharacterized protein LOC108156340, whose translation is MELWRMDELCLVKILKCLALPDQLAMLQTFQRCRPLLGRIWRSQLTEIELNLLEVPLHKDDFDFLLTNGRAQLNELRLNYLGRDHFEVLVGHRFPQLRLLEVDLLPPFFLCPRLLHQLGQTMPLALGSNTF
- the LOC108156339 gene encoding ubiquilin; the encoded protein is MSRGNYIEIVAKSVDMEAIVSVRKNELIRNLRALVAVRFEQAIDKIVLVFGGQVLRDDGTIDTVGITSGVNVYVVCRRGSAAPSPPAAVAAPPKQAAWTGLVGRKLAEGLRKIIYNSDSLRNLLMKHLKQVLKKNGITGDALRSYLKSNRKVALKVLLPMSLAKLEYARRRRHLLIMHLELVPGGHQLLGRLESEMRRSEEDIVARNYQQFSRGQDNGGNSQRGLENREPLPNPWQASHSALNLGDIRAVLREVMLDLIYKYLLLSFREQLEKLIEMGYNNHLRNVHALVISSGCLENAIKLLDVWNR